The following DNA comes from Cryptosporangium minutisporangium.
TCGACTGATCCGCAGAGGAACACGGTCTTACCGGCGGCCCGCGCCGCGAGAGCCTCGACGCGCGCACGGTCGATCTTCCATCCGAAGCGATGCAACCACCCGCGGGGCGCCGGGTAGGGCGGACTGACCACGATTCGGTCGGTGGTCCGATCCACCCAGTGGTTGTAGCCCTCCCAGTCGGCATCGACCGCGTCGTGCCCGTGGCGCTTCAGTAGCTCGCAGACCGTGGACTTTCCTGCGCCGGAATTCCCGGTCACCCAGATCACGGACACCGGCGAAGCATCACACACCGATCGAGACGTGGTGCCGTTCTGAACCTTCCACACCCCCGCAAATCCCGCCGGACCTCACCCAGGTCCGTCTATGGCTCGCCGAACGGTGACGGGAGTGGTCCGCCGCCCGAGTGGGCATCAGCCAGGGTGCCGCGTTCACTATGACGGGAGGACTGCATGCACTGGGCGTCGTTCCTGAGCGCGTCCATCCTCTTCGCCTTCGCCGGTGCCGGCGTCTGGACGGCTGTGAACAGGCGCGCGCTGACGAACGGTCCTCAGCGCCAGGAGCCCTCGTTCCCGCAGCGGCTCGCGAGGCGGATGAGCGGCACCCACGAGCTGAACGCGCCAGCGCTGTGGTGGTTCTGCGCGCAGTTCGCACTGCTCGGAACGGGAGCGGCCCTCAACGGCTTCGCCCACCTCGCTCGACCGAACGCCCTCGGGTGGTCGCTCACCGTGCTCGCGTTGCTCTCGATGGCGTCCGGACTGGTCGCCGGCGTGGTCGCACTCCGGAAGCGATCCGAGGAACCACGCGTCCCGCCGCGCTGAGCGCGAGAGGGTCCGCAGCGATCGACATTTGATCCGGGCCGATGGTGCCGCTCTGTCGCATCAGGGCGGCGGCGCGGGCACCTCGGCCACCCAGTACATCTGCTTGTGGCCACGTGCCTCGAACTCCGCCGCGAGCGCTTCGGCCTCCGCCCGCGAATCCTTCCGGACGATCTCGTACCGGTTGCCGTTGTCGTCCTGTCGCCAGACAGCCCATCGCGCTGGGTGCGGACCGTCCGCAGGACCACGGGCGTCTATTCCGGACGGCGGTTCGGTGGACACCAGGACATAATGCCCGAGCGGCGACACTGCCGCCGCGGGCGGCGTCACATGGTGCCTGGCATCGCCTGCCCTGCAACCCCGAGCCTCGATCGCTCCGTCGTACGGGTATCTCTCGTCCGACAGGAGTCCGGCCATGCGCAGAGCAGACGACGAACGGTTCACGGCCTTCGTCGAGGAGCGGATGGACCGCTGGCGACGCAGCGCGTACCTGCTGTGCCGCGACTGGCACACCGCCGACGATCTGGTCTCGACGACCGTCACCAAGCTGTTCCAGAACTGGCGGAAGGTGTGCGCCGCAGGCAATCCGGAGGCGTACGCACAGCGCATCCTGACGCGATCGTGGCTGGACGAGCGTCGTCGTCCGTGGCGCCGGGAGCACGCGAGCGACGAATTGCCCGACCGCGGATCCCTACCCGACGACCGCGTCGAGGACCAGGCGTCGCTCGAGGCCCTGCTCGACTCGGTCGGCCCGCGGCAGCGCGCAGTACTGGTCCTGCGCTACTACCTCGACTTCAGCATCGAGGAGACCGCAGAGATTCTCCGGATCGCGCCCGGCACCGTGAAGAGCCAGGCGGCCCGCGGGCTGGCTTCCCTCCGGGTGCGGTCCACCCCTCGGCGTCCGTGACCAGCCGCCCCACCCCTAGGGAGACGACCATGAACCAGCAAATGTTCGATGACCTGATCGGTGAGCCGCCGCCCTCGACGGTCGACGTCCATCGGATCGTCCGCCGGGTCCGCCGCGTGCGCAGGCTGCAGCGATCAGCGCTCGCGTTCGTCGTCGTCCTCGCGATGGCCACCGGTGCCAGCTACTTCCAGACCGGGACGCAGTCGGCCGCGCCACCGGTCGCGGTGGATACCCGGTTCCGGCTGGTCGTCGACACCGAGGAGGCGGCAGAGGTCAGCGGCGCCCGCTTGAGCGAGGCGTACGACGAGGCGCTGACGAAGGCGGCGCCAGGCTTCCGCTGGCGCGAGGGTCACCCGCCGGTCATCACGGACCGGGAGGCAACAGACCTGTTCACGGTGACCGGATCGATCGACTACCGAGGCCGCTCCGGCCTGCTGCTGCTGAGGGTGGAGGGGCCGTACGACCCCGGCCCGTGCAAGGGCAGCCCGGCACAGTGCGAGGAGGTCCGGGAGGCCGTCAACCAGGACGCGGTCAGGTCCCTCACGTGTACGGCGCAGGGCGACTGCAGCGCACGGAAAGGTCCGCAGGGCCAGGCGATGACGGTCCGGCACTGGCGAATCTCGCCGAAGGCCGACTACACCGAGGTGCGGATCGCGCTGCCGGAGAAGCGCGTCCTGATCCTGGAGGCCCACAACCAAGTGGTGACCAAGGAGCAGCTGGTCGCGGTCGTCTCGGATCTCGCCGGCCAGATCAAGTGACTCGCGAGCGAACGGCGGCCCGGCACAGCCGGGCCGCCGCCCGCTGATGGGCAGCGGTGGGCGTCATGCTTTGAGCAGCTGTTCGCTCAGCTCCCAGAGTTTCTGGGCGGACTGCGGGTCGACGGCGTGCGCAGCGACGTCGGACGTGGCGGCCTCGGGCGCGCCGGAGTCGGTGGACGCCACAGAATCGCGCAGCCGGGCGATGTCGTTGTCTTTCAGGTAGACGCCGCCGATGCCGGTGAGCAGTGGGCTGGCTGCGGCGAACACGATGGTGCTGGCGCCTTGCTGCGGTGTCTTCTTGTCGTGCTCGGGTTCGATGATCGGTCGGCCGGCCTCGTCGATCAGTCCCATGGCTGAATTCGTCGCCCGAACCTTGTCCTCCGGCATCGACGATCCCAAGCTGGTGCCGACGACCATGCCCGGGTGCACCGCGTAACCGTGGATCCCCGCGTCGCCCCAGCGTCGATCCAGTTCGACGGCGAACAGGACGTTGGCGGTCTTGGACTGGGCGTACGCAACGAAGGGCCGGTACCCGGTGGTGAAGTGCGGGTCGTCCCAGCGGATGCCCCCGATGTGGTGGGCGGCGGATGACACGTTGACCACACGAGCACTGTGTGCGGCGCGCAGCGCGGGCAGTAACTGCAACGTCAGCTGGAAATGGCCGAGATGATTGGTCGCGAACTGCGATTCGTAGCCCCGGGCGTCGCGCACCAGTGGGCCGCCCATGATCCCGGCACCGTTGATCAAAATGTGCAGCGGACGGCCGGAGTCGAGGTAGCGAGCGGCGAAGGCGTCGATCGACATCGGGTCGAGAAGGTCCAGCCGGCTGATCTCGACCCGCTCGATTCCGGCCAGCGGCGGGGCGGCGCGGTCCGGAGCACGCGAGCCCACGACGACCGACGCGCCGGCCTTGCTGAGCGCACGGGTGGTCTCCAGACCGAGCCCCACGTGGCCGCCGGTGACGATGACGTTCGTACCGGACAGATCGATGCCCGAGAGGACATCGTCGGCCGTTGAGGCGGCGGTGAAGCCCGTACCGATGGGCTGCTGCTTCTGCGTCATGTCGCTACCTTGCGGGAACCCGCCGCCGCCGTCTGCGTCATCGACCAAGTCGCCCGCGCCCGGCCGCCTCGGCGCGTCAGGCGAGGTCGCCGGCGCGCCTCATCGCCAAGCCGATCGCGACGGCTCCGAAGTACTGCGCGAGGCTTTCGACGTCGGTCTCCTCCCACCGGGCGCCTCGGCCAGCCGAATCGATCTCGAACCGAATGCACCGTAGGTCGGCGTCGATGAAAACGCCATCCTGCCGGTTGTCTTCTCCTCCGATGAGTCCCGCCAGGATGACGTCCGACTCGTGCATGCCGTGGGCCCGGAGCAGCGTTCGGAGGTCGCCGAAGTCGGAGTCTTCGCGAAGCAGTTCCGTGAGCTCCTCGACTTCCTCACGCAACGCTTCGTCCCCGTCGGAAAGCTCGGCCACGAAAGCCAGACTGGCTGAGCTACGTCAGGATGTCGAGGTGGCGATGCGGTGGTGTACCGGTTCCCGGCTGGGCCCCGCCCTTCTGGCCACGGTGCTGGCGGTCTCGGGCTGCTCACTCAACCCCAGCGACTTCGAGTTCGACGACCCACCGGGACCCGCTGACTCAGCGGTGACGTCGTACGGTTCCGAGTTGGGGGCCCGAGTGCGCCTGGTCGGTCGCGGCGCTCCCGACGGGGCCACCTTGCCGGACGTCTACTCGGGCAGCGGCCCCGGTGACGTCAGATTCGATCCTTCCGGCCGGTACGCCGCGATCGAGGGGGACCTCGAGCCCAACGGCTTTCCGACGAGCACCACCCTTCTGGACCTGACCACCGGCGAGGCCACCCAGATCACGCATTCGGAGACGTGCGGCGGCATCCCCCTGATCGTGTTCGCGACCGACTCCCGCACCCTGATCCAGCGCGAGTGCGAGCGGGCGCGACTACGAAAACACACGCCGGAAGGATGGGAGTCGACCGGAGCGAACCTCGCCCTGGACGACGCGGAGAACATCTGGGCACTGTCAGCGGACGGACGCATCCTGACCTACGGACGCAACCGCCTGCGCATACGCTCGGCAACCACCGGCGCGCTCCTCGGCGACCATCCGGTTCCGCGGGAGATCACCGCCGACGAGCTGAACGGAGCGACGGGCACCTTCGACGGAGAGAACCGACCCCTCTTTCTGACCTCTTCCGGCGTGTGGCTACTGGGCAGCACCGAGCCGCCCCGGCGATACGCACCCGCCCGCTGTCCGGTCTCCTGCGAAACAAGCCTCGCCGGCCAGAGCCCGGACATGATCGCCTGGACCATCCAAGGCACCAGCCCCGCCGAAGGCGCACCGCAACTGTGGACACTCGACCACACCGGCACGATCACCGCGCGAGGCACCGTCACCGGCGGCGCGACACCGGACTACCTCAACTTCTTCCTGGCCGATCGCCTCCTGCGACCCGGCCCCGACTTCCTGAGAACACCCCAACTGAGGGTGTGAGCGGCGGCGGCGCGCGGGCGGTTCCTGGCACTCCATCGGACGCCCGACCGCGCCGAAGAGGTCATCGGCGACCTCGACGAGGTGCGGCGCCTCGTCGGAGCGACAAGCTAGCAGGCAACCGAATCCCGTTCTCGCTGCCTCTCCTCATCGACGGGGCAGTCCGGGGCGAAGGGAACGTGTGCTCGACCCATGGGAACAGGCGTACTTGGAGTTCGCCGGGGAACGCCTGCCGGTCCTGCGCCGTCTGGCCTACGTGCTCTGCCAGGACTGGCACCGCGCGGACGACCTGGTGCAGGGCGCGCTCGTGCAGCTCTACGTCCACTGGGAGACGGTCAGCGCCGCGACCGACCGGGCCGCCTACGCGCGGACCGTACTGATGCGTGTCTTCCTCAACGAGAAGCGCACGTTCTGGGGTAAGCGCGTGGTGCTGGTCGACGACGTGCCGGACCGCGAGGTCACCCGCGAGCCGGACACCGCGGCGTCGGTGACGCTGCGGGCGGCGCTTGCCGGGCTGCCGGCCCGGCAGCGGGCGGTGCTGGTGCTGCGGTTCCTCTCCGACCTGTCGGTCGAGCAGACCGCCGAGGCGCTGGAGTGCTCCACCGGCACGGTGAAGAGCCAGACGTCCAAGGCCCTCGCCGCGTTACGGCGCGCCCTGCCGGATCCCGAGCACATCGACCGGTTCACGAGCGGGCCGAGGAGCTGACCATGGACGAGACACGGACCCGAGCCCTGCTCACGACCATTGCGGCCGACGCCGCTCCGCCTACCGGCGTCGACCTGGCCGGCATCGTCAAAATTGGCCGACGCCGACGCAAGCGAGCACCTCGATGGATCGTCGCCGCGGCAGCGGCAGTCGTTCTGCTCCTGACGATCACCACCGTCGCGCTGCTCCGCCCCGACGGGGAGAAGCCACCGCCGCCCACCGTGGCACCGACCAGCTTCGACCCGCGCACGACGCGGATCGTCCCCGGCTGGCTGCCGGACGGCATCGACAACCGCGGGCACCTCGCCGACCCACGCCGGGAGGCGCACAGCGCGTCACGGGTCGAGGGCGGGATGGTCACGATCACGCTGCTGCCGCGCGGGGGCACGCCACCGGCCTTCGTCGCGATGTCGGAGCCTGGTCCGGCGGTCCGCGGGGCCCCCTCGACCTGGACCGTCTCCTTGGACGGACAGAGGGGCCGGCTCAGCTGGGAATGGGCACCGGATGCTCTCGTCTACATCGACATCTTGCCCTTCAAGGGCTACCCCGACCTGCGGGCGCTGGTCGCTCGGGTGGCCGCCGACCTGCGGGTGGGCGCCGAACGCCCGGCGGCGTTGCCGTTCACGGTGGAGGTCCCTCCAGGGCTGCGGGTGTCGGAGATGGCCGAGAGCCGGTCGGATTCCGGCAACGTAGTGCTGTCGTTCGAGGGCCGCGGAGGTCAGAAGCAGCCGACCGCACGGCTGATGCTCTCGCGGTACTCGCCGAACCGCAGGCCCCGCTTCGAGCCGAACACGACGGCCGGTGGCCGGCCGACCATGGTCGCCGTGCAGGGCGAGCGGGTCGAGGCGGTGCAGATGCTCGGAGGCCACGAGCTCACCGTGTTCTGCCTGCCCTGGAAAGGTCTGACGGGGATCGGCCTGCGCGACGAGTGCATGCGATTCATCGGCAGCGTCCGGCCAGTCGGCGAACTCAACCGGCCGGAGACCTGGAGCACGGCACCGATCCGGTAGCTGATTCCGACGTCTTCGCGTTGGCCGGTCGATCAAGGGCTAGTCGTCCGAGGCCACTCTCGTACGGAAGCCCGGGCCTGGGACGGTCTCGATTTCGGCTGCCGCGACGTGGTGATCGTGTTCGCAGCGGACCTGCACGGACAGGGGAGCGCCGCAACCGGATGCCGTGGTAGGTACGTCGAGCTGCGTGCCGATGCCCTCCAGGCACCACTGCCACCCCTCCCGCAGGCCGTCGACCGCCTTCGCGTCCGCCAAGCCCTCGACCGTGAGCTCCAGTCGGGTCCCGCCCTCGACCG
Coding sequences within:
- a CDS encoding SDR family NAD(P)-dependent oxidoreductase, which translates into the protein MTQKQQPIGTGFTAASTADDVLSGIDLSGTNVIVTGGHVGLGLETTRALSKAGASVVVGSRAPDRAAPPLAGIERVEISRLDLLDPMSIDAFAARYLDSGRPLHILINGAGIMGGPLVRDARGYESQFATNHLGHFQLTLQLLPALRAAHSARVVNVSSAAHHIGGIRWDDPHFTTGYRPFVAYAQSKTANVLFAVELDRRWGDAGIHGYAVHPGMVVGTSLGSSMPEDKVRATNSAMGLIDEAGRPIIEPEHDKKTPQQGASTIVFAAASPLLTGIGGVYLKDNDIARLRDSVASTDSGAPEAATSDVAAHAVDPQSAQKLWELSEQLLKA
- a CDS encoding SigE family RNA polymerase sigma factor — its product is MRRADDERFTAFVEERMDRWRRSAYLLCRDWHTADDLVSTTVTKLFQNWRKVCAAGNPEAYAQRILTRSWLDERRRPWRREHASDELPDRGSLPDDRVEDQASLEALLDSVGPRQRAVLVLRYYLDFSIEETAEILRIAPGTVKSQAARGLASLRVRSTPRRP
- a CDS encoding SigE family RNA polymerase sigma factor, encoding MLDPWEQAYLEFAGERLPVLRRLAYVLCQDWHRADDLVQGALVQLYVHWETVSAATDRAAYARTVLMRVFLNEKRTFWGKRVVLVDDVPDREVTREPDTAASVTLRAALAGLPARQRAVLVLRFLSDLSVEQTAEALECSTGTVKSQTSKALAALRRALPDPEHIDRFTSGPRS